TTGCAGGAGCTCAAAGAACACGCTGAGATGATGCGCAAGATGCCCCAGATGCAGCATGCCGAGCCGAACATGGTGACGCTCCAGCCTGGCCAGCGCGGCGGGCTGGTTTGGCAGTTCGATCAGCCCGGTACGGTGGACTTCGCCTGCCTCATCCCCGGCCATATGGAAGCGGGCATGGTGGGCAAGATCGTCGTCGAATAAGCAGCGTCACCGGGGGTCCTTGTCATGCACCAAACCGTTGATCAACCGTTCCCCCGGCGGCGCAGGCTGCTGCTGGCGGTGCTTGCGCTGAGTCTTCCCTCCCTGGCACCAGCCGCCGCACCGCAGACGCTTGCCGTGCAGGTGTGGAAGGACCCGAACTGTGGGTGTTGCAAGGACTGGATTGCCCACCTGGAGAAAAGCGGATTCCGCGTGAATGCCGTCGACCAGGGCAACGGCGCGGCCCGCGCTCGCCTCGGGATGCCGCAGAAATTCGGTTCCTGCCATACGGCCCTGATCCAGGGCTATGTGATCGAAGGCCACGTACCCGCCACGGACATCCAGCGGCTGCTCAAGGAAAAGCCCCAAGCCCTGGGCTTGGCGGTGCCGGGCATGCCCATTGGTTCACCCGGCATGGACGGGCCGGTGTATGGCGGCCGACGTGATGCCTACCAGGTCTTGCTGGTTGGGAAAGACGGGTCGGCACAAGTGTTCAGTTCCCATCCATGAAGAAACCCCTCACCCGGCGATGAGCGCGACGCATCATGATCACCACCCCGACACGCGTGGCTCGTCCGGCCTGAGCCGGCGTGTCAGGATCGCGTTGCTGATGGTTGCCCTCATCGGCGGCTTCTATCTGCTGCGCGAGCACTGGATCCATGTCGCAGGCAATTGGGTGTACCTGTTGCTGCTGGCGTGCCCGCTGATGCACCTGCTGCATGGCCACGGTGGCGATGGCGGGCATGGTGCGCCGCCCGACAAACCCGCCAACAGGGAGGCGTGAAGTCATGGACCTGCGATCAGACCACGAACACCGCCGACACGCCCACGACCACCCGAGCGCACTGCAGTGGGCCGAAGGTCTGAAGGACCCTGTCTGCGGCATGGACGTGACCGCGCAGTCCGAGCACCACGTCGAGCACGCAGGCCGACTCTTTTACTTCTGCAGCGCCAAGTGCCGGGCGAAGTTCGTCGCCGAACCGGCGCGCTATGCCCACAGCGGCCACGCGCCTTCGTCTGTCGAAGCGCCGGCGCTGGCGGCAGGCACGATCTACACCTGCCCCATGCACCCCGAGATCCGGCAGGATCACCCCGGCTATTGTCCGAAGTGCGGCATGGCGCTGGAGCCGGTGCTGCCCGATCTCCAAGAAGAAGAGAGTCCCGAGCTGCGCGATTTCCAGCGCCGCTTCTGGTACACCCTGCCGCTGACCGTCATGGTCACTGTGCTGGCCATGTTCGGCCACCAGTTGCATTGGTTCGAGGCGCGCACACAGACCTGGATCGAACTCGTTTTGTCCCTGCCCATCGTCCTGTGGGCGGGCTGGCCGTTCTTCGTGCGCGGCTGGCAGTCCGTGGTCCATCGCAGCCCGAACATGTGGACCCTGATCGCGCTGGGCACCGGGGCGGCGTTCGTCTACAGCGTGGCGGCGACCGTGGCCCCACAACTGTTCCCGGACTCGTTCGTGTCCATGGGACGGGTCGCGGTGTACTTCGAGGCGGCGGCGGTGATCATTTCCCTGACCCTGCTGGGGCAGGTACTGGAACTCAAGGCGCGTTCGCAGACCTCGGCCGCCATCAAGTCCTTGCTCGGACTGACCCCCAAGACCGCCCGGCGCCTTCGCGACGATGGCACGGAAGAGGACGTGCCCCTGACGCACATCCATGTCGGCGATCGGCTGCGCATTCGACCCGGCGAAAAGGTTCCGGTAGATGGTACGGTAATCGAGGGCAGCAGCGCTGTGGACGAATCGATGCTGACGGGGGAGTCCCTGCCCGTGACCAAGCGGGTGGGCGACAAGGTCATCGGTGCGACGCTCAATACCAGTGGCGCGCTCGTCATGGTCGCCGAACGTGTCGGCTCGGCGACCATGCTGTCCCAGATTGTGCAGATGGTGGCGCAGGCGCAGCGGTCCAAGGCGCCGATGCAGCGCATGGCCGATGTCGTGGCGGGCTATTTCGTGGTCGCGACGGTGTCCATCGCCGTGCTGACCTTTTTTGCCTGGGGCCTGTTCGGGCCGGAACCGCGTTGGGTTTTTGGCCTCATCAACGCCGTGGCTGTGCTGATCATCGCCTGCCCCTGCGCGCTGGGCTTGGCCACGCCCATGTCGATCATGGTGGCGACCGGGCGAGGGGCTACGCAGGGGGTGCTGTTTCGCGATGCCGCCGCGATCGAGAAAATGCGCCAGGTCGATACCCTGATCGTCGACAAGACCGGCACATTGACCGAGGGCCGGCCGCGCTATCAGACGACGATCGCAGCCGAAGGCTTCACCGCCGGCGAAGCCTTGCGACTGGCTGCCAGCCTCGACCAGGGCAGCGAGCACCCGCTGGCGGAAGCCATCGTCACGGCGGCGCGCGAGCAGGGCCTGGTGCTCTCACGCGCCGAGGAGTTCGACTCGCACTCAGGCATCGGCGTGCGCGGGCGCGTCGATGGACATGCCGTGGCACTGGGCAACACCGCGCTGATGGAACAGCTCGGTGTGGACGTGCGGCCATTGGCCGAGCGGGCGGAGGCGCTGCGCGGTGAGGGTGCCAGCGTGATGCATCTGGCCGTCGATGGCGTGCTCGCCGCAGTCCTGGCCGTCGCCGACCCGGTGAAGAAGACCACACCGCAAGCGCTGGCGTCGTTGCGCGCGGAGGGCTTGCGCGTCGTCATGGCCACGGGCGACGGTCTGACCACGGCCAAGGCCGTGGCGGCGCGCTTGGGCATCGATGAGGTGCATGGCGAGGTCAAGCCCGCCGACAAACTGCAACTGGTGGAGCGGCTGCAGCGCGAGGGGCGTATCGTTGCGATGGCTGGTGACGGCATCAATGATGCCCCGGCCTTGGCAAAGGCCGACGTCGGTATCGCCATGGGCACCGGCACCGACGTGGCGATGAACAGCGCACAGATCACGCTCGTCAAGGGTGACCTGCGCGGTATTGCGGTGGCGCGCGCCTTGTCAGTGGCCACGGTCCGCAACATGAAGCAGAACCTGATGTTCGCCTTTCTCTACAACGCACTGGGCATTCCCATTGCGGCCGGCGTGCTGTATCCGCTCACCGGTTGGCTGCTTTCACCGTTGATCGCCGCCCTGGCGATGAGTTTCAGCTCCGCATCGGTGATCGGCAATGCGCTGCGTTTGCGCGGCGTCCGTCTTGTCTGAACACGAGGATCGTCGCGCGTGCCGTGGTGGGTGCTGGTTGCACTCCCAGATCGCTGGGTCTGTCGTATCGGTTGCCACCCGACGTTGGACACCTGATCCCTATCGAGGCCTGGAATGCTCTCGACCACGGCACCTGAGCCGCCTCACACCGATACCGCACTTGGCGCCCAGTCGGCATCGCCATAAGCACTTGCACCGATGTGGCGATGAGTCCGCGCCCCGCCTCGGTGAGCAGGAATGCATTGAGATTGGCACACGATTAATCCCGATCCCATCCCGAATGGATCTGATATATACGTAACGGCCGTCTCATCTTCCCGTCAGCGGTGACTTCGCAGAATACATACTGAAGACCGTTGCACAACCCCGCCGAGCGGGGGCTTCCTCTCCTTTTCGTCGCCTGGATGCCTCTTTTTTGAGCAGCTTGCGCGGTGTTTTCCCTGTTTGCCCCACCCCAGGCGGGGCTCTGTTGGGCCTTTCGCCCGCTTCTGCCCTCACGCGGGCGCACTGGCCCCCTGTGTCTGCAGCCGCATGAGCTTGCGGTGAGCTTTGAGCAGGTTGAAGCCGATCGCTGCCCAGCACATCTGCGCCTGCACCTTCGCCCGCCCGAAGTAGCGCGCACGATCCAGATGGAAGCGCCGCTTCATCGTGCCGAAGCACTGCTCGACCTTGTAGCGCACAGTGCCGATCAGGCGGTTCAAGGCTTTGAGCACCGCATCGAGCGGGTGCCCCCGCGTGGCCTTGTGCTGGATGAAGTCAGTGATACCACGCTCACGCAGATACTGCCGGTTGGCAGCACTCGCGTAGCCTTTATCGGCAAGCACCCCATCGGGCGTGGCGCCAGTGGCGGCGATGTGGGCTTCGATGATTTGGGGCAGCTTGTTCACTTCGGCCTCGTTGGCCGGGTGGACTTCGACGTGTTGCACATAGCCGTCTTCGGTGTCCGTGGTGGCGTAGCCACGGTAGCCGTGATAGGACTGCTTGCCTTTCTTGAGCCAGCGCGCATCCGCATCGGCGCTGGTCGTGATTTGTGGTTCCTCTTCGCTGACCTCGATGGTCACGCGCGGACGGGCAGCACTTTCGATGATGGTGGCATCCACGATCGCGCCCGTGCTGCCCTGGACCTTGACGCCGATGGCTTCGAGCTGGCGGTTGATGCTGCAAAGCAGCCGCTGATCGAGCTTGGCTTGCACCAAGCGGTTGCGAAAGCGACAGATGGTGCTGGCATCGGGCATCTCCCCGGCCGAGGGGTCGAAGCCACAGAAGACCATGAAGTCGATGCGTACCTTGAGCGCCCGCTCCAGTTCCGCATCCGACAGCCCATGCCACTGACCCAAGAGCATGAGCTTGAACATCGACAGCGGCGCATACGGCTCGGGGCCGCCACCGCGGGTGAGCTCGCGCCGGTACAGGCCCTTGAGCTGCGCGCCGATCGCCTTCCAATCGATGAGCTGGTGCAGCTTGTAGGTCGGCGTGTCTTCGATCAGGGGGCGTGCGCCCAGCAGGAAGAAGCTCTCGGTGGTCATGCTCTGGCGGCAGCGGCTGTCCGATACCGGTATTGGACATCACCCTGCACGCGCAGCCATCGGGGGATGTACCAGTTATGCAACGGTCTCTACTGTGCAGTCGCACAAGGCATTGACAGAAATGCCTTCACGTTTGATTGAAAGGAGTGTAGAGATGAAAGCCAGGATTACCGCTGTTGTCGCCGCCACCGTGCTGAGCGCCATCGTAACCCCATCGTTCGCTGGTCACGCGGCAGCGGCCAGCGCCAAGAAAATGTTCCTCCTCAAGGACGGTGGAACCCTGTATGTATTCGAGGACGGCAAGATGGCGCTGGAAGACAAGTTCGGACGGGCTATCCACCTGAAAGAGGGGCAATCGCTCGAAACGGTCGATGGCCAGAAGATTACAGCCAACGGCAACGAGGTCGCTCGACTCGATGGTCTTCTCCGTCAGGGTCATTCCGGCGGTTGACTACTCGATTCAATTCGTGAACTGCACGCCAGCGGATGTCGGGCCAACTCGTTGACCAACACGCGCTGGCGGGCCATCGGTCATAGCTGGGGCTAACCACTCGATGGTAGGCTGCGACGCTACCGGTCAATCGGCGCCGCACAAGGTGAGAGTCCGCCCTGCACTGACTGACCGGCGTTCATTGCCGAGGCCATTGCGTCCACAACAACCCGCAGGATTGCCCGGGATTGCTCAATCGTTGAGAGAGTGGGTTGGATTCCGGTCGCGTCTGCACCACCAGTCATCGCGCCCAGCCGTCGTGCTGGGCGTTTTCGTTTCTGGGCAAGAAGCGGTCCGGTCATCCGGCACGGGCTGCCCAAAAGGGTCGGTGTGACCGGCGGGGCGGCAGGATCCCCATCGACGTCGGGGTGCGAGAGACGCTCCCGACGGGAGATTGGCGTAGCGCGTCAACGGGATGGCGCCGGGGGCCATGGCGGCAAGCGGACCGGCGTACCACAGTGCGGTCCTCTCGACACACGAACGGATGGACACGCCCATGAACACCTGGAACCGCTGGATGCTCGGTGCCTTGGTCGCCGCCAGCCCCGTCGTCGCCACGCCGGCCGGCGTGTCGTCGGCACCGCCCGCGACGACGCGTTACCTGACCCTCGGCGAAGGTCGCCTGGCGTACGACGACACGGGCGGCTCGGGCCCGCTGGTCGTGGCGATCCCCGGGATGGGAGACTTGCGTTCGGAGTACCGCGCGCTGCGGCCGCTGCTGTGGCAGGCGGGGTATCGCGTCGTGACCCTCGACGTGCGGGGCCACGGGGAGACGTCGGCGCGTTGGAGCGACTACTCGGCGCACGCCGTCGGCCGCGATGCGCTGGCCCTGATCGAGCACCTGGGCGCAGGGCCCGCGGTGATTCTGGGCAACTCGTTTGCGGCGGGGTCGGCACTGTGGGCCGCTCACGACGCGCCGGACCGGGTGCGCGGTGTCGTGCTGTTGGGGCCGATCGTGCGCGATGGTCCGCCGTCCTGGCTGGCGCGCATGGCCGTGGCCGTTGGCTTCGGCGGTCCGTGGCGGGTGGCGTTCTGGATGGCGTATTGGAACAGCCTGTTCCCCGCGCGCCAACCGGCGGACCACGCCGCGGCCAAGGCAGCGCTGGCGGCCAACCTGCGCGAGCCGGGCCGCATGGAGGCGCTGCGCACGATGGTCGGTTTGTCCAAGGCCGACACCGAGGCCATCGTCGCCCGCGGCCGCGTGCCGGCGCTGGTGGTGATGGGGTCGCGCGATCCGGACTTCCCGGATGCCGTGGCCGAGGCGCACTGGTTGGGCGCGGTGCTGGGCACCGACCCGGTGATCGTCGACGGTGCCGGGCATTACCCCCACTTGGAGATGCCCGAGCGCGTGGCCCCGCCGCTGCTGGCGTTCCTCTCGCGCGTGTGCGCGCCGTGAGCGCGGGATGCGTTTTGGATGCGAGCGCCCGTGCAGCCCTCAGTGTCGCCTGCGCCGCGCGGCCGACGGGGTCATGCCGGTCCAGCGCTTGAAGGCGCGGTGGAACGCGCTGGGCTCCGAAAAACCCAGCAGGTAGGCCACCTCGCCCAGCGCCAGCCGTTCATCGGCGAGGTAGCGCAGGGCGAGCTCGTGGCGCACCTGGTCCACCAGTTGGGCGTAGGGCGTGCCCTCGGCGTGCAGGTGCCGCTGCAAACTGCGCTCACTGCGGTGCAGGTGCCGCGCCACCTGCGCGAGGGTCGGTGGCCCATCGGCCATGTGCTCGGTCAACAGGCGGCGCACCTGTGCGGTCAGCGTCTCGGCCGCGGACGGGAGGGTTGCCAACCGCTGTTCGGCGTGGGCCGTGACGATGCGCGACAGTCCCGGGTCGGCGGCCGGCACCGGGCGGTCGAGCATCGCGGCCGACAACACCAGACACGATGCCGGCGCATCAAACCGCGGCACGACGCCCAACATGGCCCGGTAAGCCTCGGCGTGCCCGGGGTTGGGATGCGCGAAGTCGACCGCGAGCGCCTGCACCGGTTCGCCACAGAGCTGCGACGCCACCACCACCAGCGAGGCGAGGGTGAACTCCGCCGCGTGCCGGCACGGCCGCCGCGCGGTGTCCGCAAAGCGATGGGTGATGCGTACGGTAGGGCCGTCGATCGATACCTCGAACGTCGCCAGGTCGTGCATCAGGCGGTTGTAGCGCGCGAGGCGCTGCAGCGCGGCGCGCAGGTCGGGTGCTGTGCGCACGGCATAGTCCAACACGTCGAAACCCCCGGGGCGGATCGTTGTCGCGGTGCGCAGGCCAAACAGCGGGTCATGCGCCCACTCGGCCGCCAGGTTCCACAGCCGCTCCTCGACGGAGAGCGGCATGCGTGCCTCCACGTCCGCGAGCCACGCGGGGTCAAAGCCCGATGCGGCCATCAGCCGATGCGCATCGACGCCGCGCGCCGTCGCGGCCTGCACGATCAGCGCGCCGATGCGGGCCGAGACCCGGGGGTTGTCGGCACGAGGGCGCCCGGCGCGGGATCGGTTCGACAACGCGGCATTCATGCGTCATCATCGTAACCGCAGGACACCAAGACCGAAGCGGCACGCCGTGCACAGCGTGGATGAACGGCATCACGACGCGCCCGCATCGGACGGGCCAGCCGTACCGGTGGCACGTCAACGACGGCGAGGAGGTGTTTGCCGTGCTCGGCGG
This region of Tepidimonas taiwanensis genomic DNA includes:
- the qhpR gene encoding AraC-like transcriptional regulator QhpR, producing the protein MNAALSNRSRAGRPRADNPRVSARIGALIVQAATARGVDAHRLMAASGFDPAWLADVEARMPLSVEERLWNLAAEWAHDPLFGLRTATTIRPGGFDVLDYAVRTAPDLRAALQRLARYNRLMHDLATFEVSIDGPTVRITHRFADTARRPCRHAAEFTLASLVVVASQLCGEPVQALAVDFAHPNPGHAEAYRAMLGVVPRFDAPASCLVLSAAMLDRPVPAADPGLSRIVTAHAEQRLATLPSAAETLTAQVRRLLTEHMADGPPTLAQVARHLHRSERSLQRHLHAEGTPYAQLVDQVRHELALRYLADERLALGEVAYLLGFSEPSAFHRAFKRWTGMTPSAARRRRH
- a CDS encoding alpha/beta fold hydrolase, coding for MNTWNRWMLGALVAASPVVATPAGVSSAPPATTRYLTLGEGRLAYDDTGGSGPLVVAIPGMGDLRSEYRALRPLLWQAGYRVVTLDVRGHGETSARWSDYSAHAVGRDALALIEHLGAGPAVILGNSFAAGSALWAAHDAPDRVRGVVLLGPIVRDGPPSWLARMAVAVGFGGPWRVAFWMAYWNSLFPARQPADHAAAKAALAANLREPGRMEALRTMVGLSKADTEAIVARGRVPALVVMGSRDPDFPDAVAEAHWLGAVLGTDPVIVDGAGHYPHLEMPERVAPPLLAFLSRVCAP
- a CDS encoding DUF2933 domain-containing protein; this encodes MSATHHDHHPDTRGSSGLSRRVRIALLMVALIGGFYLLREHWIHVAGNWVYLLLLACPLMHLLHGHGGDGGHGAPPDKPANREA
- a CDS encoding IS5 family transposase; this translates as MTTESFFLLGARPLIEDTPTYKLHQLIDWKAIGAQLKGLYRRELTRGGGPEPYAPLSMFKLMLLGQWHGLSDAELERALKVRIDFMVFCGFDPSAGEMPDASTICRFRNRLVQAKLDQRLLCSINRQLEAIGVKVQGSTGAIVDATIIESAARPRVTIEVSEEEPQITTSADADARWLKKGKQSYHGYRGYATTDTEDGYVQHVEVHPANEAEVNKLPQIIEAHIAATGATPDGVLADKGYASAANRQYLRERGITDFIQHKATRGHPLDAVLKALNRLIGTVRYKVEQCFGTMKRRFHLDRARYFGRAKVQAQMCWAAIGFNLLKAHRKLMRLQTQGASAPA
- a CDS encoding DUF411 domain-containing protein yields the protein MHQTVDQPFPRRRRLLLAVLALSLPSLAPAAAPQTLAVQVWKDPNCGCCKDWIAHLEKSGFRVNAVDQGNGAARARLGMPQKFGSCHTALIQGYVIEGHVPATDIQRLLKEKPQALGLAVPGMPIGSPGMDGPVYGGRRDAYQVLLVGKDGSAQVFSSHP
- a CDS encoding heavy metal translocating P-type ATPase, which encodes MDLRSDHEHRRHAHDHPSALQWAEGLKDPVCGMDVTAQSEHHVEHAGRLFYFCSAKCRAKFVAEPARYAHSGHAPSSVEAPALAAGTIYTCPMHPEIRQDHPGYCPKCGMALEPVLPDLQEEESPELRDFQRRFWYTLPLTVMVTVLAMFGHQLHWFEARTQTWIELVLSLPIVLWAGWPFFVRGWQSVVHRSPNMWTLIALGTGAAFVYSVAATVAPQLFPDSFVSMGRVAVYFEAAAVIISLTLLGQVLELKARSQTSAAIKSLLGLTPKTARRLRDDGTEEDVPLTHIHVGDRLRIRPGEKVPVDGTVIEGSSAVDESMLTGESLPVTKRVGDKVIGATLNTSGALVMVAERVGSATMLSQIVQMVAQAQRSKAPMQRMADVVAGYFVVATVSIAVLTFFAWGLFGPEPRWVFGLINAVAVLIIACPCALGLATPMSIMVATGRGATQGVLFRDAAAIEKMRQVDTLIVDKTGTLTEGRPRYQTTIAAEGFTAGEALRLAASLDQGSEHPLAEAIVTAAREQGLVLSRAEEFDSHSGIGVRGRVDGHAVALGNTALMEQLGVDVRPLAERAEALRGEGASVMHLAVDGVLAAVLAVADPVKKTTPQALASLRAEGLRVVMATGDGLTTAKAVAARLGIDEVHGEVKPADKLQLVERLQREGRIVAMAGDGINDAPALAKADVGIAMGTGTDVAMNSAQITLVKGDLRGIAVARALSVATVRNMKQNLMFAFLYNALGIPIAAGVLYPLTGWLLSPLIAALAMSFSSASVIGNALRLRGVRLV
- a CDS encoding CopK family periplasmic copper-binding protein; its protein translation is MLWRQRLSDTGIGHHPARAAIGGCTSYATVSTVQSHKALTEMPSRLIERSVEMKARITAVVAATVLSAIVTPSFAGHAAAASAKKMFLLKDGGTLYVFEDGKMALEDKFGRAIHLKEGQSLETVDGQKITANGNEVARLDGLLRQGHSGG